A genomic region of Saccopteryx bilineata isolate mSacBil1 chromosome 1, mSacBil1_pri_phased_curated, whole genome shotgun sequence contains the following coding sequences:
- the LOC136321070 gene encoding H-2 class II histocompatibility antigen, E-S beta chain-like isoform X1, giving the protein MEHLWFLGGSWVAALRVTVTVLSSLLAGARDTAPHYMLLTTSECHFYNGTQRVQFQDRYFYNGQEFMCFDSDVGEFRAVTELGRQQAESWNRQKERLEHERSAVDTYCRPNYGVSERFLVHRQTVPTVTVYPAKTERLQHHNLLVCSVTGFYPGHIEVHWFRNGQEEEAGVSSTGLIQNGDWTFQMLVMLETVPQSGEVYSCHVQHPSLTSPVTVEWRAQSESAQSKMLSGVGGFVLGLLFLGAGLFIYFRGQKGHSGLQLTGLLS; this is encoded by the exons ATGGAGCATCTGTGGTTCCTCGGAGGCTCCTGGGTGGCAGCTCTGAGGGTGACAGTGACAGTACTGAGCTCTCTCTTGGCTGGGGCCAGGGACACAGCAC CACATTACATGCTGCTGACTACGTCTGAGTGTCATTTCTACAACGGGACACAGCGGGTGCAGTTCCAGGACAGATACTTCTATAACGGGCAGGAGTTCATGTGCTTCGACAGCGACGTGGGGGAGTTCCGCGCGGTGACGGAGCTGGGGCGGCAGCAAGCCGAGAGCTGGAACCGGCAGAAGGAGCGCCTGGAGCACGAGAGGTCCGCGGTGGACACGTACTGCAGACCCAACTACGGGGTTTCTGAGCGATTCCTGGTGCATCGGCAAA cTGTGCCCACAGTGACTGTGTATCCTGCAAAGACCGAGCGCCTGCAGCACCACAACCTCCTGGTCTGCTCTGTCACTGGCTTCTATCCAGGACACATTGAAGTCCACTGGTTCCGCAACGGCCAGGAAGAGGAGGCTGGGGTCAGCTCCACAGGCCTGATCCAGAACGGGGACTGGACCTTCCAGATGCTGGTGATGCTGGAAACAGTGCCCCAGAGTGGAGAGGTCTACAGCTGCCACGTGCAGCACCCAAGCCTGACGAGCCCTGTCACCGTGGAATGGA GGGCACAGTCTGAATCTGCACAGAGCAAGATGCTGAGTGGAGTCGGGGGCTTCGTGCTGGGCCTGCTCTTCCTGGGGGCGGGGCTGTTCATCTACTTCAGGGGTCAGAAAG gACACTCTGGACTTCAGCTAACAG GGCTCCTGAGCTGA
- the LOC136321070 gene encoding H-2 class II histocompatibility antigen, E-S beta chain-like isoform X2 yields MEHLWFLGGSWVAALRVTVTVLSSLLAGARDTAPHYMLLTTSECHFYNGTQRVQFQDRYFYNGQEFMCFDSDVGEFRAVTELGRQQAESWNRQKERLEHERSAVDTYCRPNYGVSERFLVHRQTVPTVTVYPAKTERLQHHNLLVCSVTGFYPGHIEVHWFRNGQEEEAGVSSTGLIQNGDWTFQMLVMLETVPQSGEVYSCHVQHPSLTSPVTVEWRAQSESAQSKMLSGVGGFVLGLLFLGAGLFIYFRGQKGHSGLQLTEL; encoded by the exons ATGGAGCATCTGTGGTTCCTCGGAGGCTCCTGGGTGGCAGCTCTGAGGGTGACAGTGACAGTACTGAGCTCTCTCTTGGCTGGGGCCAGGGACACAGCAC CACATTACATGCTGCTGACTACGTCTGAGTGTCATTTCTACAACGGGACACAGCGGGTGCAGTTCCAGGACAGATACTTCTATAACGGGCAGGAGTTCATGTGCTTCGACAGCGACGTGGGGGAGTTCCGCGCGGTGACGGAGCTGGGGCGGCAGCAAGCCGAGAGCTGGAACCGGCAGAAGGAGCGCCTGGAGCACGAGAGGTCCGCGGTGGACACGTACTGCAGACCCAACTACGGGGTTTCTGAGCGATTCCTGGTGCATCGGCAAA cTGTGCCCACAGTGACTGTGTATCCTGCAAAGACCGAGCGCCTGCAGCACCACAACCTCCTGGTCTGCTCTGTCACTGGCTTCTATCCAGGACACATTGAAGTCCACTGGTTCCGCAACGGCCAGGAAGAGGAGGCTGGGGTCAGCTCCACAGGCCTGATCCAGAACGGGGACTGGACCTTCCAGATGCTGGTGATGCTGGAAACAGTGCCCCAGAGTGGAGAGGTCTACAGCTGCCACGTGCAGCACCCAAGCCTGACGAGCCCTGTCACCGTGGAATGGA GGGCACAGTCTGAATCTGCACAGAGCAAGATGCTGAGTGGAGTCGGGGGCTTCGTGCTGGGCCTGCTCTTCCTGGGGGCGGGGCTGTTCATCTACTTCAGGGGTCAGAAAG gACACTCTGGACTTCAGCTAACAG AGCTGTGA